The Tissierellales bacterium genomic interval CTTGAAGAATAAAATCATAGCGGTTCGAGGCAATTGTGATAGTGAAGTAGATCAAATGCTTATAGAGTATCCGATGCTAGCAGATTACGGAGTATTATATATAGAAGGTAAAAGGTGTTTTATATCTCATGGACATTTATTTAATGGTGGGGAAGCTTTGAATTTTCAAAAAGGAGATATCTATATTCAAGGTCATACCCATATTCCTAAACTTGAATGGAGAGAAGGTATACTGAAACTAAATCCTGGTTCTGTAAGTTTACCAAAGCAAAACACAGAGCATAGCTATGCAATTATAGAAAAAGCAAAGTTTATATTGAAAAATTTAGATGGAAGAGTAATTGAATCTATAGGTTTAGATGATGAACAGTGATAAAATAGCAAGTAGATTAAAGAAATATTTGTATCAGTGGTTAGGGAAAATAGAGATACCTAAAGAACTTTTAGATCGCAAATATCCAATAGTTGTACACATTACTGATACTCCAACTGCAATTTATGGTGAGATAGATTATCTTCTAAAAAAATTAAGACCGGAATATATTATTCATACAGGTGATTTAGTTGATAATATAAAATTAGAACTCAGTCCTAAAAAGATTGATTTGTACGAAAAATTTGTAAAGAAAATGATGTCAATAATCAGCAAAACTGTAGGACACAGAGCATGGGCTTGCATGGGAAACCATGATTGTAAAGACGTTATAATGGATTTTGATAATGTTATTATTAGTGATAATTTATCGGAAATTGAGATTAATGGTGTGAAATTTTGTATATCTCACTATGGTATGGAAACGAGAGAGTGCCATGCCGACTTTCATTTGTTTGGACATGATATGATGATTGAATCAAATGTTTATCATGGTGAATGCTATTTAAATGGATTAGAGAGTATAAACATAATAAATCTAGAGACGCGAGAAGTGTTGAAACTTGATTATCCAAAAGGAACAGATGATTATAGATTAAATAAATACAAAATAGGGATTTAGGGGGATTAATATGTTATCTTTAGTTAGAAGTGGACCTAAAATATTGATATTGGAGAGTCCTCGGCTTGTAGAGCTTGAAAAAATACTGGGAGAACTGTGCGGAGATAAAATAGTAGAGCATGCAAAGCCTAGAGAATTTGTTGAATGTGCAGATGAAAATATGACTATACTTTATATAGTATCTGAGATGCGAGATTTACTTGATTTAAACGATTTTGTTGATATGTATGTTATAGATGAAGAGCCTCTTCTAATACTAGAAAAACTTTACGAAGAGAAGGCAAGAAAAGCGATAAAACAGGTTAGACTTGGGCCTAGACTATTGATTATGAAAACAATAGGAGAAATAGATCAAATAGTAAAAGCTGTTGCTGTTGATTATGATGGAAGTGTAGAAGCAACAAGTCAGATTTTACAGGAACATAAAGGTGGAACTGTGGTTTTATTTACTAAAGAGACTATAAATAAGTCATTAGAATTTCATGCTATACACAAAGATGCAGTTTATATTAATCGTTATTTTTCGGAGGTAATAAGGCATTTAAGCAAACATGTTTACAAGTATATAAATGCAGGTTTGGACTATAAGGATTGGAATGCATTGACGATTAAAATATATGATAGTTATGAACATTACGACCTACACTATGATCGTCTAGTTTATGTTATCGAGAAATTAGGATTGGGACTTATAATAGGTGAAACTTGGGGAACAGATGCAGCAACAGTTTTTTGGAGCGTTGGCGTTTATAAAGTTAAGTTAATGACATATTATTCAGTTGATACAATAAAAAAGATATTGGTTGGTTTAGAGTATTTAGATGATGGAAAGAGAATAGTCGATTATGATCTTTTTCAAAAGAGAAAGAAAATTCATTGGGATGATATTCGTGGAAATAGAAGAATTGGAAAGAAAGAATTGGGGATAGAACTGAGAGAAGCAATAAAAGAGAAACTTACAAATGAAGAGCTCAAAGAGCTTAAAACGATGGAGAATACTATAATTGAAAGAACGAAAAATAGCTAACATTTGTTAGCTATTTTTTAATCTATAGGTATATTATTGGGGAAATCTGAACGTTCATAGGCTTTTTCTAGAAGTGATATTTTGTTGACTATATAACGAACGTGTTCGCCTTTACCAATTAAGCC includes:
- the yfcE gene encoding phosphodiesterase, producing the protein MKLLFLSDIHGSAYYMSEMMQAIKREKPDQIVLLGDALYHGPRNPLPKDYDPKQVVEMLNSLKNKIIAVRGNCDSEVDQMLIEYPMLADYGVLYIEGKRCFISHGHLFNGGEALNFQKGDIYIQGHTHIPKLEWREGILKLNPGSVSLPKQNTEHSYAIIEKAKFILKNLDGRVIESIGLDDEQ
- a CDS encoding metallophosphoesterase, with the translated sequence MMNSDKIASRLKKYLYQWLGKIEIPKELLDRKYPIVVHITDTPTAIYGEIDYLLKKLRPEYIIHTGDLVDNIKLELSPKKIDLYEKFVKKMMSIISKTVGHRAWACMGNHDCKDVIMDFDNVIISDNLSEIEINGVKFCISHYGMETRECHADFHLFGHDMMIESNVYHGECYLNGLESINIINLETREVLKLDYPKGTDDYRLNKYKIGI